GCCAGGGGCGGGCGGGGCGGCAAGGGAAATGCGCATTTTGCCACGTCAACCCATCAAGCACCGCGGTTCGCCCAGAAAGGCGAAAAAGGGGAAGAACATAATTTTCGCCTGGAATTAAGATTTATTGCTGATGTCGGAATAATCGGCCTGCCTAACGCGGGGAAGTCTACTTTATTAAGCAAAATAAGTTCAGCCAGACCTAAAATTGCAAATTATCCGTTTACCACTCTTTACCCTAATTTGGGGGTAGTGGATTTGGGTGACGGTTTTTCTTTTATTGCTGCGGATATGCCCGGGTTAATCGAGGGCGCGGCCAATGGCGAAGGGCTTGGTGACAGGTTTTTAAAACATGTCCAGCGGACAAAAATACTGGTCCATTTGATTGACTTTTCTAACGAAGAAGTGGGAAGAGATTTTAAGTCCGATTATGAGATAATTATCAATGAATTGAAATTGCATGACCCCGGCCTTTTAAAAAAGAAGCAGATTGTGGTGGGAAGTAAGATTGATATGCCCAAGGCGAAAGAAATTTTGCCCGAGGCTGAAAAATATTTTAAACGGAAAAAACTGCCTTTTTTAGTCATATCAGGGATAAGCGGAGAGGGGTTAAAACATTTAATAAAAGTAATTGCCGGTATATTAAAAAATAATGATAAATAAGATATTTCTGTTAAAAATATTTTTATTGCTTCTCGTGTATTCAGTTTCAGCCATGCCCAAAAAGCCGTCTCTTTTGAAGGAAGAACACAGACAGGTTTTATCCCGCCGGTTTAGCCAGCTCCAAAAAACCAGGAATTTGAATAGGCCTTCAAAGTTTAATAAACTGCCGGTTTCAGGGACTAAAAAATATTTAGTAATTCTGATTAAATCAAAAGACATATCCAATACTTATGATTCAACAAAATTCGAAGACCTTTTATTTTCAAATGGGACATACCCTACCGGGAGTTTAAGAGACTATTTCGCTGAGGTTTCAAATAATAAATTTAATATCCAGGGAAATATTTTTGGTTTTTATACCGCATCCCAGGATTATTCATATTATGCGGATGGTAAGTCGGGCCTGGGTGATTATCCGAAAAACGCGGTTAAACTTGTTGAGGAAGCGGTTGACGCGGCTGAAAGCGCGGGTGTAAATTTTTCCCAATTTGATAATGACAGTGACGGAGAAGCGGAAGGTATCATTATCGTTCACCAGGGGCCCGGGGCTGAGGCGGTTCCTGAATCAGTTGAAGGGAATTATATCTGGTCGCATAAATGGGATATAGTCTCAGGCGGCGGCAGCGCAAGAACATACGACGGGGTAACGATTAATAGTTATATTATGCAGCCTGAAACAAACGCGGACGGCGGCCTGATCGAGATTGGCGTATTCTGCCACGAACTCGGGCATTTATTGGGGCTGCCCGATTTATACGATACCGATTACAGTTCATCTGGCAACGGGGTGTATGATGTTATGTCAACCGGCGCATGGGGCGGGGATAAAAAACATCCCGATACGCCGACACATCTTTCAGCCTGGAGCAAATATTATTTCGGGTGGGCAAACATTTATGATTATACAAGAATTGAAGGAGGTAGATCCCTGGAACAGGTTGAAGGGAGTAATGAGATTATTAAAATTGACGTGGAAGATAATCCCCGTGAATATTTTTTGTTTTGTAACCGTAAGCAGGCGGGGTTTGATAAGTATCTCCCGGGTGAAGGCCTTCTTATATGGCACATTGACGAAGACAGGATAAATTCTAATATGTTAAAAGGGAAACTCAATGACAATGAGTCTCAGCAAAGTATTATTTTGATGGAAGCGGACGGACTGTTTAATTTACAAAAATCCGGCGGCCAGGGCGGGAATGAGGGCGACGCGGGAGATTATTTTCCCGGCAGTACCCAGAATACCGCTTTTACTTCAACAACCAATCCATCCAGTGACAAAAACAACGGGCAAAAAAGCGGGGTGTCTATAGCCAATATCAGTTCTTCCGGCGCAGTGGGTTTTACCCTCGGCTCGGCAGGCCCTGTAATTGCGAGCCTTGAGGAAACATTCAGCTACCCCAATCCTTTTAAACCAGGCGCTTCCGTTAAACAAACTACCATTAAATACCCGAATGACTTAACTGTGTCCGTGAAAATTTATAATATAGCGGGGGAAATTATAAGAACGCTTAATGACGAAGGAAGTGAACTTCTCATGTCCAGGGGTGAAGCTTACTGGGACGGGAAAAATGACGATGGTGTCATGGTCAGTACCGGTTTATATATTTATTTGATTGACAGCCAGCAGGGGAAACAGAGCGGAAAAATACTTTTTGTGAAGTAGATTACAGTAATTGAAAATTGAGCATTGGCCATTGACAATTGGAAATTTCTTTGAAATATTAATGCCTAATTGTAAATTGCCAATTGTCAGTTTATAAAAGATGTGAATAGGTCATGAAAAAAATAATAAGTTGTTTGATACTGTTTATAGTCCTTACAAGCGTAGCATATGCCGGAAGTATTGGCACAAGCGGTGCGGCTTTTCTTAAAATTTTGCCCGGCGCGCGGGCGCAAGCCATGGGCGGCGCGTATACCGCTTTGGCGTCGGGCATCAGCGGCAGTCATTGGAACCCCGCGGGATTAGCATACACGGGTGATAAAGAATTTTCCGCGATGTATATGAAATGGATTTCCGATATTAATTACGGTTTTTTAGGTTACGCGCACCCTATTGGTTCAAATATTACTGTTGGGATTTCCGGTATTTATTTGACAACAAAAATTGACGGCCGTGATGTGATTGGGCAGAAAACAGAAGATATTGGTTTTAATAATTTAGCCGGGGTTTTTAATTTCAGTTATCTTTTCGGAGAAGAATATTCATGGGGTGTCAATGTTAAATATATAAAGGAAGATATTGACAGTGAAAAGGTCAAGGGATACGCGTATGATTTCGGGAACCTTTACCGTTTTATGGACGGGAAATTCCGGTTTGGGTTTTCAGCCCAGAATCTTGGCGGGAAAATAGGTTTAAACGAAAAAGACAATTTGCCCTTAAACTTTAAAGCTGGTATTGCTGTTTTGCCATGGGAGGACAAATTTATTTTTGCCTTTGACGGGAATTTTCCCAATGATGCGAAACAAAAATATAATATTGGATTGGAATACCAGCCCGCGGAACTGATTTCCCTGCGCTTTGGCTACCGTTTAAATTATGACCAGAAAGGAATGGACGCCGTTTCTTTTGGGCTTGGCGTTATCCATAAAAGTGAATATATAATCGGGGATCTCGACATTGCTTACCTGCCTTACGGGGATCTGGGGGACGTCTATAAGGTCTCATATACCGTCCAGTTTTAAAAAATATAAATTCTAATTGATATATTTTTAGCTTGACAAAATTTATGTAATAGAATATCATACAAAAATATAATAGAAAGTGCTGAGTTGGAAGGAGTAAATCCGGCACGTTTGATTAAATTGTTTTATGAAAATAACTAAAACCTTCGTTGACTGAATTTATGTTCGGTTGGCGGAGGTTTTTTGTTTTTGGGCAAAATATATATTTGCGTGATGATTTTATGTTTCAATTAAGCAAAATCCCATGGGAACTCAAGAAATAATTGAAGAAATAAAAAAATTAATAAATACAAAGGGATATATATATGCACTTTGTATGATTATTTTTGAAGATTTTCATGTTAATCCGGAAAAATTGCATGAAATAAACCATAGGGAAAAACTTAGCGTAAATGAAGCCGCTTTATTACTTGGATTTTTAATCCAAAACAAGTTAGATTTTACCATGCCAGAATCCCTGCAAGATTTAACACAAATGAAGAAAATGACTTACGAACTTTTGGAAAAATTGCATCAATCTTTTATGAAGAATTTTGTTGAGAAGTTGGAGAAAGAAATTAAAAAAACACACAAAAAAGAAAATTACAGAGCAGATCAGAAAGAATTCTTCGGGAAAGGGGATATGCTTGTAGAACCAATATTTTATTCTGGAACAGGTGTCTACGACTTTCAACATTTGGAATTTTTAGAAAGAAAATATAAATATGATAAAAAATGGCTTACCGAAGAGAAAAATTTTGATCTTATCGAAACGCAAAAAATTGTCTCTCAAATTAAAA
This portion of the bacterium genome encodes:
- the obgE gene encoding GTPase ObgE → MFIDQMEIYVKAGDGGNGCVSFRREKYVPRGGPDGGEGGRGGNIIIKADKNIKTLVDFYYHPHYKAERGRHGQGSNKSGKSGKDLILRAPLGTMIYPAGTGDLLYDLVETGQEFLLARGGRGGKGNAHFATSTHQAPRFAQKGEKGEEHNFRLELRFIADVGIIGLPNAGKSTLLSKISSARPKIANYPFTTLYPNLGVVDLGDGFSFIAADMPGLIEGAANGEGLGDRFLKHVQRTKILVHLIDFSNEEVGRDFKSDYEIIINELKLHDPGLLKKKQIVVGSKIDMPKAKEILPEAEKYFKRKKLPFLVISGISGEGLKHLIKVIAGILKNNDK
- a CDS encoding M6 family metalloprotease domain-containing protein — protein: MINKIFLLKIFLLLLVYSVSAMPKKPSLLKEEHRQVLSRRFSQLQKTRNLNRPSKFNKLPVSGTKKYLVILIKSKDISNTYDSTKFEDLLFSNGTYPTGSLRDYFAEVSNNKFNIQGNIFGFYTASQDYSYYADGKSGLGDYPKNAVKLVEEAVDAAESAGVNFSQFDNDSDGEAEGIIIVHQGPGAEAVPESVEGNYIWSHKWDIVSGGGSARTYDGVTINSYIMQPETNADGGLIEIGVFCHELGHLLGLPDLYDTDYSSSGNGVYDVMSTGAWGGDKKHPDTPTHLSAWSKYYFGWANIYDYTRIEGGRSLEQVEGSNEIIKIDVEDNPREYFLFCNRKQAGFDKYLPGEGLLIWHIDEDRINSNMLKGKLNDNESQQSIILMEADGLFNLQKSGGQGGNEGDAGDYFPGSTQNTAFTSTTNPSSDKNNGQKSGVSIANISSSGAVGFTLGSAGPVIASLEETFSYPNPFKPGASVKQTTIKYPNDLTVSVKIYNIAGEIIRTLNDEGSELLMSRGEAYWDGKNDDGVMVSTGLYIYLIDSQQGKQSGKILFVK
- a CDS encoding PorV/PorQ family protein encodes the protein MKKIISCLILFIVLTSVAYAGSIGTSGAAFLKILPGARAQAMGGAYTALASGISGSHWNPAGLAYTGDKEFSAMYMKWISDINYGFLGYAHPIGSNITVGISGIYLTTKIDGRDVIGQKTEDIGFNNLAGVFNFSYLFGEEYSWGVNVKYIKEDIDSEKVKGYAYDFGNLYRFMDGKFRFGFSAQNLGGKIGLNEKDNLPLNFKAGIAVLPWEDKFIFAFDGNFPNDAKQKYNIGLEYQPAELISLRFGYRLNYDQKGMDAVSFGLGVIHKSEYIIGDLDIAYLPYGDLGDVYKVSYTVQF